One genomic region from Spirochaetota bacterium encodes:
- a CDS encoding serine/threonine-protein phosphatase yields ATRLADGSLSIIIADVVGHGITAALATGVLKSGYTLFLEKSGGKPGEIMSMLNRHFCTTLSHVYATCYCARIAADGRGVVFAKGGHHHPLFWKGGRGEFESVKLSGTGIGIMPDSAYTEIEFPIGPGDRLLFFTDGVIEQHGPDGSMYSEERLRDLLEALIGSGERDVLDVIMRDLMRHAGVTHLEDDITMLYLEF; encoded by the coding sequence ACGCGACCAGGCTCGCGGACGGAAGCCTCTCCATCATTATCGCCGATGTCGTGGGCCACGGCATCACCGCGGCGCTGGCCACCGGCGTGCTCAAGAGCGGGTATACGCTTTTCCTTGAAAAGTCGGGGGGGAAGCCCGGTGAAATCATGAGCATGCTCAACCGACATTTCTGCACGACCCTCTCCCACGTGTACGCCACCTGTTACTGTGCGCGCATCGCGGCTGACGGGCGCGGCGTGGTCTTCGCCAAGGGCGGTCATCATCACCCCCTCTTTTGGAAGGGCGGGAGAGGGGAATTCGAGTCGGTGAAGCTCAGCGGCACGGGGATAGGCATCATGCCGGATTCTGCGTATACCGAGATCGAGTTTCCCATAGGCCCGGGTGACAGGCTCCTCTTTTTCACCGACGGCGTGATCGAGCAGCATGGCCCGGACGGTTCCATGTATTCCGAGGAGCGCCTGCGGGACCTCCTGGAGGCGCTCATAGGATCGGGCGAGAGGGACGTGCTGGATGTCATCATGCGGGATCTCATGCGCCATGCGGGCGTCACGCACCTGGAAGACGACATCACAATGCTCTACCTCGAGTTTTAA